Part of the Dermatophilus congolensis genome is shown below.
CAAAACCTGTGAGGATCAGCTGTGCGCGACGTGATCGTGTTCTCTGGCAGTGCCCATCGTGGGCTCGCCGAGAACATCTGCCGACACCTGGGTGTCCCCCTGTCCCCCACCGAGATTCAACGCTTCAGCAACGACTGTTTACAGGCCCAGTTGCTCGCAAACTGCCGCCAACGAGACGTATACATCGTCCAACCACTCGTGCCCCCCACACAGGATCACCTCATGGAACTACTCATGATGATCAACGCGGCACGAGGGGCATCCGCCGCACAAATCACTGCAGTAATCCCCCACTACTCCTACGCCCGCTCCGACAAAAAAAGACGCCTCACGCATCTCCCTGGGCGGACGCCTGGTCGCCGACCTCATCCACACCGCCGGAGCAGACCGCGTACTCACCATGGAGCTGCACGCCCCCCAGGTACATGGATTCTTCTCCGTACCTGTCGACCACCTCTCAGCAATCGGTGTACTTGCCGACCACTTCCGCGGACGAGACCTCAACAACTCCGTCGTCGTCTCTCCCGACCTCGGCAACACCAAAACCGCTTCCCTCTTCGCCCGACTGCTATCCCTACCCGTCGCCGCAGGCAGCAAAATCCGACACGGCGACGACAACATCGAAATCGAATCAATCGTCGGTGACGTAACCGGTAAACGCGCCATCATCCTCGACGACGAAATCGCCACCGGCGGATCAATGATCGGCCTGCTCGACCGTCTCGCCGAAGCTGGCTGCCCCGGCGCATCCGTCGTATGCACCCACGGCCTGTTCGCAGGCAAAGCAGTCGAAAAACTCACACAACACCCTCTCGTCGACGAAGTCGTCACAACAGACACCGTCCCCTCCCCCACCGGATGGGACAAACTCACCGTCGTATCGATCGCTTCACTCTTCGCCGAAGCCATCGCCCGCATCCACCAAGGCGAATCAGTCAGCCGCCTCTTCGATGGAATCGACCCACGCCACGCCTCACCACAACTTGGCTTCGACCTCGATTTCGGCACCCAGGAGTCCTAAATGAGCACCACATCCCCTCTGCCCCACTCAACGCGTCTAGTCCGCCTCCCCGCAGCAGCTATCGCCGCGATCGACGTTGTCTGCATTGTCGCTTTCGCAGCAATAGGACGCGGCAACCACGGAGAATCACTCGGACTGGCTGCGATCCTCGGCGTCGCAACCCCCTTCCTTATCGGTCTAGCCGCAGCCTGGGCAGTTACCTACGCCTCAAAACACGCCGCGCCCCGCACTATTCGCCAAGGCGTACTCGTATGGATCGTCACTCTCGCTGGCGGAATGTCCGTGCGATCCATGAGCGGCGGAGGCACCGCTGTTGCCTTCGTAATTGTTTCCGCGATCTTTTTGTCCTTGACACTCATCGGGTGGCGAGCCGTAGCAGCACGACGCTCCGCCTAATCACCCATCACTTTTCACGGCTCGACCTGGACGTCCAGGTCGAGCCGTGGCGTATGCGTAAGCGTGCGTTCCACCCGGCAAGCACTGTGCACCACTCGGTGAGCGCTTTGTTCCACACGAGCACGCTGCCTGGAATCAAGGTTTTCGCCAGTAATAAAGACCGAAGTCGAAAAAGAGTCATACCGACGCTGCGCGCAGTCGTACTTCCCCCTCACCGTGACTGTTTCTTCAGCACCCTCCCCCAGGTGCCGATCTATCAACGGTTCCAGCGACAATGCGGCACAACCAGCCAACGCCGCCTGAAGCAGCTCCGTAGGGGTCCACGTATCTACATCCCCTGCCGTAGCGAGACGAATAACGCCACCGCGACCGTTGTGGGCAACGAAAACGCCGTCAGTCTCTTTGTAGACGCTGACCGCTTCATCTGATTCGTTCGCTTCACTCATGGCCTGAACCTTTCCGGTATGCGCGAATCTTGGTGATGCCGCTTTACCGCACTGGTGGAATCACATCCACAACTCGTTCACCTCTGGTGTCCAGCACACGCCACCATTCATCTGCGCTAGCTACACCGGGAACGTTGCCGCTCTCACGGAATTCGGCTGCACATGCTTGCCGCAAATGCTCACCCGTGAGTCCTTTGTCTCCCCCGGCTAGGACTTGCTTAATCGCTAAACGTTTAGCGCGGTCAACAATGTTGGCGATCATCGCGCCAGAGACAATGTCAGCGAAATAAACTTCTTCCTTACGTCCGGAAGCGAATAGAAGCGAACACAAGCGATGTTCCTCGCTGCGCTCGTACAGGAAATCCACCACCGTGTCGATGAGATGCGCGACTGCTACCTGTCGGTTCCCGTCAGCCTCAGCGAGCACCTCTGCTCCCAAAGGCAGCGAGGGCACCACGTATTTGCTGAAGATTTCCCGTGCTGCCGTGGCATCAGGGCGACCAATCCGGATCTTTGTGTCCAACCGACCGGGCCGCATCACTGCAGGGTCGAGCATGTCTTCACGGTTGCTTGCTCCGATGATGATCACGTTGTTTAGCTGTTCTACACCGTCGATCTCAGCGAGCAGCTGGGGAACAATCGTGGTTTCCACATCGGATGAAATTCCCGAGCCCCGCGCGCGGAATAGTGCTTCCATCTCATCAAAGAACACAACCACGGGGATCCCGTCACTGGCGTGTTCTTTAGCTTTGGTGAAAACTACTCGGATTTGTCGTTCAGTTTCTCCGACAAACTTATTGAGCAGCTCAGGCCCTTTGACGTTGAGGAAGTAGCTGCCTGGCGTGCCAGATGCGCCCGTGGTTGTTGTATCGCGTTGAGCGCTTTGACGTGCCAAAGAAGCAGCAACTGCTTTGGCGATCAGGGTTTTCCCTGTTCCGGGAGGACCGTAGAGCAGTACGCCTTTAGGTGGGCGTAGTTGATGGTCTCGGTATAGCTCTGGATGCAGGTAGGGCAGTTCGATGGCGTCCCGGATTTGATCGATTTCCTCAGAGAGCCCACCGATGTCGTCATAGGAGACGTCAGGAACTTCTTCGAGGGTGAGATCTTCGACTTCGAGTACGGGTACTGGTTCGAGGGCAAGAGCAGCACGGCTGTCGATGAGGACTGGGTCGCCCGGTTTGAGTGGTACGCCTTGTAATTGGTGGGCTCGGCGCACAACGCGTCGATCTTCGCCACGTGCGGTGACAACGAGTCGGTCTGTGTCCCATAGTTCGTGCACGATCATCACGTCTCCGTGGCGTGCAGGACTCTCGTCGGGGTCGATGCGGGCTACAACGGTGAGTTCTTCGTTGAGGAGCACTTCATCGCCGGGGTGGAGTCGGTCTTCTAGCCCTGGAGCTAGACATGCCCGTATGGGCCGACCGTTGCTGACAAGGTCGGCCCATACGTCGCGGGCGAAGGTGACCACGGCGTGGGTTTGCGGAGGTGAGTCGAGCGCGGCGACTCGTTCTCGCAGTGTTGCTAGTGCATCCCGTGCTGAATTGAGGGCCTCGACGAGTTGTTCGTTGCGGCGCGCCAGTTGAGCGTTTGCGTGTTCCAGGCGCTTGGGGTGGCCGCTGTGTTCGTGTGCCGTGGCTGGTGTTGGTTGGGTTCGTGGTCTTCCTGGGTCAGGAGTTGGTCCGGTCATCTGCGGCCTCCGGGGGTGGCTCGGAGCCTTCTGGTAAGGCCCCGGTTGTCCGTTCGGTCATGTGTGCAGCGTTTGTAGTGGCTTCGCGTGCTGTGCGGCGCAGTTTTTTGTCTGAGAGGGGGCGTTCGCCTGCGTCGGCGGGGGTCCATTCTCCTGCACCGAAGGGCATGACTGTTTCGCCGTGTGCCCCTTTTGCTGGGCGGCGTTTGCGTAGTGGTGGGGCGGTGTTGGGGGCTAGACGGCGTGCGGTGATGAGGAATCCGGTGTGG
Proteins encoded:
- a CDS encoding DUF3054 domain-containing protein, with translation MSTTSPLPHSTRLVRLPAAAIAAIDVVCIVAFAAIGRGNHGESLGLAAILGVATPFLIGLAAAWAVTYASKHAAPRTIRQGVLVWIVTLAGGMSVRSMSGGGTAVAFVIVSAIFLSLTLIGWRAVAARRSA
- the arc gene encoding proteasome ATPase; amino-acid sequence: MTGPTPDPGRPRTQPTPATAHEHSGHPKRLEHANAQLARRNEQLVEALNSARDALATLRERVAALDSPPQTHAVVTFARDVWADLVSNGRPIRACLAPGLEDRLHPGDEVLLNEELTVVARIDPDESPARHGDVMIVHELWDTDRLVVTARGEDRRVVRRAHQLQGVPLKPGDPVLIDSRAALALEPVPVLEVEDLTLEEVPDVSYDDIGGLSEEIDQIRDAIELPYLHPELYRDHQLRPPKGVLLYGPPGTGKTLIAKAVAASLARQSAQRDTTTTGASGTPGSYFLNVKGPELLNKFVGETERQIRVVFTKAKEHASDGIPVVVFFDEMEALFRARGSGISSDVETTIVPQLLAEIDGVEQLNNVIIIGASNREDMLDPAVMRPGRLDTKIRIGRPDATAAREIFSKYVVPSLPLGAEVLAEADGNRQVAVAHLIDTVVDFLYERSEEHRLCSLLFASGRKEEVYFADIVSGAMIANIVDRAKRLAIKQVLAGGDKGLTGEHLRQACAAEFRESGNVPGVASADEWWRVLDTRGERVVDVIPPVR
- a CDS encoding OsmC family protein, producing MSEANESDEAVSVYKETDGVFVAHNGRGGVIRLATAGDVDTWTPTELLQAALAGCAALSLEPLIDRHLGEGAEETVTVRGKYDCAQRRYDSFSTSVFITGENLDSRQRARVEQSAHRVVHSACRVERTLTHTPRLDLDVQVEP